Proteins encoded in a region of the Pieris brassicae chromosome 3, ilPieBrab1.1, whole genome shotgun sequence genome:
- the LOC123707358 gene encoding tissue inhibitor of metalloproteinase — MLTRLLTIALVAASWRTSDACSCSLEHPQTHFCNSDFVIVGRVQRLFRGKDFYDAYKVKIRSVFKATPKAALALKSGRILTPSQDSLCGVSLQPRETYVITGRVMHLQAHVQLCSYINKWREVTPRQRKGFRVLYRQGCTCKVHINRRSTKSPNTCVAGYDECYERHGICLHDRDRRCRWTRAPALTRCLQKQYYNNNSTMT, encoded by the exons ATGCTGACTAGACTGCTGACGATAGCACTGGTGGCAGCGAGCTGGCGCACCAGCGACGCTTGTTCGTGCTCGCTTGAACATCCACAGACACACTTTTGTAACAGTGACTTTG TAATTGTTGGACGAGTTCAAAGACTGTTTAGAGGCAAAGATTTCTACGACGCTTACAAAGTGAAAATCCGAAGCGTTTTTAAG gCAACTCCAAAGGCGGCTTTAGCTTTAAAATCGGGCCGAATTTTGACGCCTTCACAGGATTCATTATGCGGTGTTAGCCTCCAGCCTCGAGAGACCTATGTCATTACGG GTCGCGTGATGCACCTGCAAGCACACGTCCAGCTGTGTAGCTACATCAACAAATGGCGGGAGGTGACGCCCCGACAGAGGAAAGGCTTCCGTGTTTTGTATAGACAGGGATGCACGTGCAAG GTGCATATAAACCGACGCAGTACGAAGTCTCCAAACACATGTGTGGCTGGCTACGACGAGTGCTACGAACGACATGGCATCTGCTTACACGATAGGGACAGGCGGTGCAGGTGGACTAG aGCCCCAGCCCTAACCAGGTGTCTACAGAAGCAATATTACAACAATAACAGCACTATGACTTGA